The following are encoded in a window of Fusarium falciforme chromosome 11, complete sequence genomic DNA:
- a CDS encoding MFS domain-containing protein, with amino-acid sequence MTDSDSPKADTAVDLREEYVPVPSSYSCRLLLIHSSVGKLSPAADTTQTHLDPAAEARLRRRIDLHILPIVSILYLFCFIDRSNIGNARLAGFEQDLGMKGIDYNATLSLFYVSYIIFEIPSNILCKIIGPGWFLPILTILFGGCSVANAFVTNVPQAMAIRFLLGIFEAGMLPGIAYYLSRWYRASELVFRIACYIVTAALAGAFGALLASAILTMDSFGSLRTWRMIFGIEGMITMVLGLISLFILTDSPATARWLTAEEKKLAEDRLRSERVSQSQVLDRIDKKKLLRGIVNPVTMATSIAFFFNNITVQGLSVFAPTIVRTIYSDRSVVQQQLYTAPPYIVGAFFTLLVPYFSWKLDKRQIFLALCSIPTAVGYIMFLASKDLMVRYAAFFFVAALIFSYAPLSNGQVSANVVSDTARSSAIGWNVMIGNIGGLIAMWSFLPSDGPDYPIGNGINLAGQVVIMSVMYLTLLWMKRDNRGRDTRQREAEAALGNVDAEGIEDLDWKHPRFRWRI; translated from the exons CAGCCGCTGAGGCCCGACTTCGAAGGAGAATTGACCTGCACATCCTGCCGATTGTCAGCATTCTCTACTTGTTCTGCTTTATTGACCGTTCAAACATCG GAAACGCTCGTCTAGCCGGTTTCGAGCAAGACTTGGGGATGAAGGGCATCGACTACAACGCCACGCTTTCCCTGTTCTATGTCTCTTATATCATATTCGAAATCCCCTCCAACATACTCTGCAAGATAATCGGGCCTGGCTGGTTCTTACCCATTTTGACCATCCTCTTTGGCGGCTGCTCAGTTGCAAATGCTTTTGTGACAAACGTGCCGCAGGCCATGGCTATTCGCTTCCTTTTGGGCATCTTCGAAGCTGGAATGCTACCTGGCATTGCCTATTACCTCTCACGATGGTATCGAGCGTCCGAACTGGTCTTCCGAATCGCTTGCTACATCGTAACAGCCGCTTTGGCCGGAGCATTTGGTGCCTTGCTTGCATCGGCTATCCTCACCATGGATAGCTTCGGATCTCTTCGTACCTGGCGGATGATATTTGGCATCGAGGGGATGATCACTATGGTTCTTGGCCTGATCTCTCTATTCATCTTGACCGATAGCCCTGCCACGGCTCGCTGGCTTAcggcagaggagaagaagctcgccgAGGACCGTTTGCGATCCGAGCGTGTTAGCCAGTCACAGGTTCTGGATCGaatcgacaagaagaagctcctcaGGGGCATTGTCAACCCGGTGACGATGGCAACCTCTATAGCCTTCTTTTTCAATAACATCACGGTCCAAGGTCTTAGCGTGTTTGCGCCAACGATTGTACGCACGATTTATAGCGACCGGAGTGTGGTTCAGCAGCAGCTCTACACTGCGCCACCGTATATTGTTGGGGCCTTCTTCACACTTCTGGTACCATATTTCAGCTGGAAACTTGACAAGCGACAAATCTTCTTGGCCCTATGCTCGATACCTACCGCCGTTGGTTATATCATGTTCCTCGCATCCAAGGACTTGATGGTGAGGTACGCAGCCTTTTTCTTCGTGGCTGCCCTCATATTTTCCTACGCGCCTCTATCGAATGGCCAGGTCTCTGCCAATGTTGTTTCTGATACAGCTCGATCATCTGCGATCGGATGGAACGTTATGATAGGGAACATTGGTGGGCTTATTGCGATGTGGTCGTTTCTACCCTCGGATGGGCCTGACTATCCGATTGGTAACGGGATAAACCTGGCCGGGCAGGTTGTCATAATGTCTGTCATGTATTTGACATTGTTGTGGATGAAGCGGGACAATAGAGGCAGGGATACAAGGCAAAGGGAGGCGGAGGCCGCGTTGGGCAATGTTGATGCTGAGGGTATTGAGGATCTAGACTGGAAGCACCCGCGTTTTCGGTGGAGAATTTAG
- a CDS encoding Amidohydro-3 domain-containing protein, whose protein sequence is MALVSMLRCAGALIATGMVSYATAKGPPHRPGRPVADFVFQNGSIYTLNAASTKVSSLAVKDGEIIYVGNDAKVVPLIGNATQVVDLEGRMVMPGFVDPHMHVLQAGQDLLKCNFNYQRLNVEQILEHLQTCLDSDPDSTDDDWLDGVALNYIPLALSGETLTKEELDTLNTNRPVFVRSSDYHTFVLNSRALALSNITASTPNPPGGIIEHVSGSQEPSGVLLDGANILIAGPPRPSEEQNADAGRAALQILRENGITTWQDALATNEHWGPWQIIKEQGELSSRGYFDYRIQPPSTLEEVDAVVDETVELLASRNDNTTIGPEPTLKWQSIKALLDGIMPYSARTAANTDPYWLPTNGTNGTVEWAPDPDELARTYWEADILSKTLGGLFLKGVDAQLHTDGDRAVHISLDAAEDYRRAHPDAPPIRLALAHASLTLEEDWPRFAELGVDAVFSFQWSQLAPMWVPETLLSLGEYRMDNLDAYARIEEAGRPPVYGSDWPVDPLDIWLALKAGVTRRGDPENPNSPASIGEDYRGPFPGRGITRESALRAMTINPARLLRADKQIGSLEKGKVADIIVLEKNYFEVPEEELGRNRVLLTMVGGEVVYVEDSAQTTFAQGITPKFPNGNEAAVRMARRSLGGVGGRNLGEEGRAEMARLMKRGECGHGSHAHKH, encoded by the exons ATGGCGCTCGTCTCAATGCTGCGATGCGCTGGGGCACTCATAGCCACGGGCATGGTGTCCTATGCCACTGCCAAGGGACCACCCCATCGTCCAGGACGTCCTGTTGCCGACTTTGTTTTCCAGAATGGATCCATCTATACCCTTAACGCGGCATCGACCAAAGTCAGCTCTCTGGCCGTCAAGGACGGAGAAATCATCTACGTTGGTAACGATGCCAAGGTCGTGCCCCTGATCGGGAACGCAACGCAGGTCGTGGATCTGGAAGGCCGCATGGTCATGCCTGGCTTCGTGGATCCGCATATGCACGTCCTGCAGGCTGGGCAGGATCTGCTCAAATGCAACTTCAACTATCAACGGCTCAACGTGGAACAGATTCTCGAGCACTTGCAGACCTGTCTTGACAGCGATCCAGACAGCACTGACGATGATTGGCTTGACGGAGTTGCCCTCAACTACATCCCTCTGGCCCTCTCTGGCGAGACGCTTACCAAGGAAGAACTCGACACTTTGAACACCAACCGCCCTGTCTTTGTTCGTTCTAGTGATTACCATACCTTTGTTCTCAACTCTCGGGCTCTAGCTCTGTCCAACATTACTGCGAGCACTCCGAACCCTCCTGGTGGGATTATCGAGCACGTTTCGGGATCACAGGAACCGTCCGGCGTGCTCCTAGATGGCGCCAATATTCTCATTGCTGGGCCTCCGCGGCCTTCGGAAGAGCAGAATGCCGACGCTGGTCGCGCTGCGCTCCAGATTCTACGCGAGAATGGCATTACAACCTGGCAAGATGCACTGGCGACCAATGAGCACTGGGGTCCGTGGcagatcatcaaggagcAGGGCGAACTTAGCTCGCGCGGGTATTTTGACTACCGCATCCAGCCCCCGTCAACGCTGGAAGAGGTTGATGCGGTAGTTGATGAGACGGTAGAGTTGCTCGCATCCCGTAacgacaacaccaccatcgGACCCGAGCCAACGCTGAAATGGCAGTCGATCAAAGCACTCTTGGATGGCATCATGCCCTATTCCGCCAGGACGGCCGCCAATACAGATCCTTACTGGCTTCCTACCAATGGTACAAACGGTACTGTAGAGTGGGCGCCTGACCCGGACGAATTGGCCCGCACGTATTGGGAGGCAGACATTCTCTCCAAGACCCTCGGAGGCTTGTTCCTTAAGGGGGTCGATGCGCAGCTGCACACCGACGGTGACAGGGCTGTCCACATCAGCTTGGATGCGGCAGAAGACTACCGTAGAGCTCACCCCGACGCACCTCCGATCCGTCTTGCCCTGGCCCATGCTTCCTTGACTTTGGAGGAGGACTGGCCGCGCTTTGCCGAACTTGGCGTTGATGCCGTCTTCAGTTTCCAATGGTCCCAGCTCGCCCCCATGTGGGTGCCCGAAACGCTTCTGAGCCTGGGTGAGTACCGGATGGATAATTTGGACGCGTATGCGCGCATCGAGGAGGCTGGAAGGCCACCTGTATATGGTAGTGACTGGCCT GTCGATCCTCTTGACATCTGGTTGGCACTGAAGGCGGGAGTGACTCGCAGAGGTGACCCAGAGAACCCCAACTCGCCGGCGTCCATCGGCGAAGACTATAGGGGCCCCTTCCCTGGTCGCGGTATCACTCGCGAGTCCGCTCTTCGAGCCATGACAATTAACCCCGCCAGACTGCTACGAGCCGATAAGCAGATTGGGTCGCTGGAGAAAGGCAAGGTTGCAGATATCATCGTGCTTGAGAAGAACTACTTCGAAGTGCCGGAAGAGGAGTTGGGCCGGAACCGAGTACTCCTCACCATGGTAGGTGGAGAGGTGGTCTACGTCGAGGATAGTGCGCAGACGACCTTTGCCCAAGGAATCACGCCAAAGTTTCCCAACGGCAATGAGGCTGCCGTCAGGATGGCACGCAGGTCGCTGGGTGGTGTCGGTGGTAGGAATCTGGGTGAAGAAGGGCGCGCCGAGATGGCTAGGCTGATGAAGCGAGGAGAGTGTGGCCACGGTTCGCACGCGCATAAGCATTAG
- a CDS encoding MFS domain-containing protein, whose translation MAPPEKVIPTEVELEQLDLDDQHTQDLIQRAQASDAADRQLTVRQALKKYKKAVAWALFLSTSLIMEGYDLVIITSFYGQTQFRERFGVWDPKTEQKQITPAWQSGLSNSALVGQLAGLIANAFCQDRFGARYTMMFFLAWMAVMIAIPCFAPSLPILAWGEAMCGVSWGVFQTLSTTYASEVVPTVLRPYVTAYVCMCWGAGILLSGGVVRAVAGIEGDMGWRLPFLLQWIWPLPLFIGAYFAPESPWNAVRRNKLDVAKKSLMRLHEANAEREAEVEATLAYIRHTTALERAETHEASFLDCFRGTNLWRTEINCVVWAAQILGGNALVAYGVTFLQSAGFSEIASLNLNISLSACYVVGGIISWFLFPHLGRATLYMSGLTFLFFANLVIGGLGFTKSEGAQMAIGIILVVSNLVNMVTVGPVCYPIVAETPSGRLRYKTIVIGRFVYNLTGLVEHTITPRMISPLGWNWGAKAGLFYAGTNLLCNTWCYFRLPETKDRTFGELDVLFENKIPARKFKYTAVDQFAQSHDVKGEDAA comes from the exons ATGGCGCCGCCTGAGAAAGTCATCCCGACTGAGGTCGAGCTTGAACAGCTGGACTTGGATGATCAGCACACTCAAGACCTCATCCAGCGTGCTCAAGCCAGTGATGCAGCTGACCGGCAATTGACGGTGCGACAGGCACTGAAGAAGTACAAGAAGGCTGTTGCCTGGGCTCTTTTCCTGTCCACCAGTCTTATCATGGAAGGTTACGACCTTGTCATT ATCACCTCATTTTACGGCCAGACACAGTTCAGAGAGCGATTTGGTGTTTGGGACCCTAAGACTGAGCAGAAGCAGATTACTCCTGCCTGGCAGTCTGGCCTCTCTAACTCGGCCTTGGTTGGTCAGCTTGCTGGTCTTATAGCCAACGCCTTCTGCCAGGATAGGTTTGGTGCTCGATACACCATGATGTTCTTCCTGGCTTGGATGGCTGTTATGATTGCTATTCCCTGCTTTGCGCCCTCGCTGCCTATTCTTGCATGGGGTGAGGCGATGTGTGGCGTCTCTTGGGGTGTTTTCCAG ACTCTTTCTACTACTTACGCCTCCGAAGTTGTCCCTACTGTTCTTCGACCCTATGTCACTGCCTACGTCTGCATGTGTTGGGGCGCTGGTATCCTTCTCTCCGGTGGTGTTGTCCGTGCTGTAGCCGGCATCGAGGGTGACATGGGCTGGCGActtcccttccttctccAGTGGAtctggcctcttcctctcttcaTCGGAGCTTACTTTGCTCCTGAGTCTCCCTGGAACGCCGTCCGACGAAACAAGCTTGATGTGGCAAAGAAGAGTTTGATGCGTCTTCACGAGGCCAACGCTGAGAGGGaggctgaggttgaggctACGCTTGCTTATATCCGCCATACTACTGCTCTGGAGAGGGCTGAGACGCATGAGGCTAGCTTCCTGGACTGCTTCCGTGGAACCAACCTTTGGAGAACTGAGATT AACTGTGTCGTCTGGGCTGCTCAGATTCTCGGCGGCAACGCTCTCGTCGCTTATGGAGTCACTTTCCTCCAGTCCGCAGGCTTTTCCGAGATTGCCTCCCTGAACCTCAACATCTCTCTATCCGCTTGCTATGTCGTCGGTGGCATCATCTCCTGGTTCCTTTTCCCTCACCTTGGCCGAGCGACCCTCTACATGAGCGGTCTGACATTCCTCTTCTTTGCGAACCTTGTTATCGGCGGGCTTGGCTTCACCAAGAGTGAAGGAGCCCAGATGGCTATTGGTATCATCCTAGTGGTCTCCAACTTGGTCAACATGGTCACCGTTGGCCCTGTTTGTTATCCCATCGTTGCCGAGACTCCTTCTGGGCGTCTCCGTTATAAGACTATTGTCATTGGGAGATTCGTGTACAACCTCACCGGTCTTGTCGAGCACACTATCACCCCTCGCATGATTTCGCCTCTTG GCTGGAACTGGGGAGCCAAGGCTGGTCTCTTTTACGCAGGCACCAACCTCCTGTGCAACACTTGGTGCTACTTCAGACTtcccgagaccaaggaccgCACATTCGGAGAACTCGATGTTCTCTTCGAGAACAAGATTCCCGCCCGCAAGTTCAAGTACACTGCTGTCGACC AATTCGCCCAGTCGCACGACGTCAAGGGCGAAGATGCtgcttaa
- a CDS encoding Zn(2)-C6 fungal-type domain-containing protein translates to MTDLPLRPSRSPPEGNKPKLSRTSTQKVRTGCITCKKRHIKCDEKKPNCGNCLKNKRRCEGYIEQQSKTKSPPGVIQFRLDSKQATRASPSLSQIRISQDPLDVRDAKSVLYFHEFINLVQGPWFSTGSNGDLWTATLPQLAHSNSTIRHAAIAIGALSKWLTYSNHDTLRDASVPVQPVTEGDTHYFRAVSHYCHSLKLQSQQQSMQDAVFLSVLFLCFETLRGHSKAALDHVNHGLAVLLALLTDRDSTRHINALAPNPKPLIATVGDIFTQLVTQARFVLRGSLSTSPPLPHFTKGLRDRKHTFESFMTLISQLPRGPATKGNIPTLFNTLDEFELYLIIARRIRPEVGIISIDIVQKSGILYSSDPFIITAFWRALTSDPRIQKVCDELSAEMRALDAAYLPLFNQIIMSNQDSPTYLRAIHLRLQFLDIYTFENPTHYHDLNILQTQTPLFREYLSLANIALRIARQNLKNPAQRLSLQCGLSWHLLLVVFFCRDPLLRDEAIWMLKSYPGQDGLWNAQSMYVLALRTRELERTNSVEGTPTEQWERLWRREYLFEEGGERVVFCFLDKNETTGEWEVVEEVAEVRGDLDNVPWKRRPLTSSGRLLISDIIVL, encoded by the exons ATGACTGATCTACCCCTTCGCCCTTCAAG ATCACCACCAGAGGGCAACAAGCCAAAGCTCTCTCGCACAAGCACGCAAAAGGTGCGGACTGGCTGCATCACGTGCAAGAAGCGACATATCAAATGtgacgagaagaagcccaacTGTGGCAACTGTCTCAAGAACAAACGCCGCTGCGAGGGTTACATTGAGCAGCAATCCAAGACAAAGAGCCCTCCCGGCGTCATTCAGTTTCGTCTCGATTCAAAACAGGCTACACGTGCCTCTCCTTCGCTAAGCCAGATCCGCATCAGTCAGGACCCCCTAGATGTGCGGGACGCAAAGAGTGTCTTGTACTTTCACGAGTTTATCAACTTGGTCCAGGGGCCTTGGTTCTCGACTGGCTCCAATGGGGACCTGTGGACTGCGACGTTGCCTCAGTTGGCCCATAGCAACAGCACTATTCGTCATGCCGCGATAGCCATTGGGGCGCTAAGCAAGTGGCTAACTTACTCCAACCACGACACACTCCGGGACGCATCAGTACCGGTTCAACCTGTCACTGAAGGCGATACGCACTACTTCCGAGCCGTGTCTCACTACTGTCATTCTCTTAAACTTCAGAGCCAGCAGCAGTCGATGCAAGATGCAGTCTTCCTCTCAGTCTTGTTCCTCTGCTTCGAGACGCTACGAGGCCACAGCAAGGCAGCGTTGGATCATGTCAACCACGGTTTGGCTGTCTTACTTGCCCTGTTGACAGACCGAGATTCAACTCGCCATATCAATGCCCTGGCTCCCAACCCCAAGCCTCTTATAGCAACAGTTGGGGACATCTTTACTCAGCTGGTAACCCAGGCCCGTTTCGTTCTTCGAGGAAGCCTCAGCACCAGCCCGCCGTTACCGCACTTTACCAAGGGACTCCGAGATAGGAAGCACACGTTTGAGTCTTTCATGACTCTCATAAGCCAGCTGCCCCGTGGACCGGCAACCAAGGGGAACATTCCCACTCTATTTAATACTCTGGACGAATTCGAATTGTATTTGATCATCGCTCGACGGATAAGGCCCGAGGTGGGCATCATATCAATTGATATTGTGCAGAAGTCGGGGATTCTTTATTCAAGTGACCcattcatcatcaccgcGTTCTGGCGCGCTCTCACAAGCGATCCCCGAATCCAGAAGGTCTGCGATGAGTTGTCCGCCGAGATGCGGGCCTTGGATGCCGCCTACTTGCCTCTTTTCAACCAAATCATCATGTCCAATCAAGATTCTCCGACTTATCTGAGAGCCATTCATCTACGTCTACAGTTCCTCGATATCTACACATTTGAAAATCCAACACACTACCACGACCTCAACATATTACAAACTCAGACCCCGTTATTCCGAGAGTATCTTTCCCTGGCAAACATAGCTCTACGCATTGCGAGACAGAACTTGAAGAACCCAGCACAGCGGCTCTCGCTACAGTGCGGCCTGTCATGGCACCTACTCCTTGTGGTCTTCTTCTGTCGTGACCCTCTGCTGCGTGACGAGGCCATCTGGATGCTTAAGAGTTACCCAGGTCAGGACGGGCTTTGGAACGCGCAGTCCATGTACGTGTTGGCCCTGAGGACCAGGGAGTTGGAGCGAACCAATTCCGTCGAGGGAACACCTACAGAACAATGGGAACGCCTTTGGAGACGGGAATACCTCTTTGAAGAGGGTGGAGAGCGTGTTGTATTCTGTTTTCTCGATAAAAACGAGACAACTGGCGAGTGGGAAGTTGTTGAAGAGGTGGCAGAGGTTCGCGGAGACCTTGATAATGTGCCCTGGAAGAGGCGGCCCCTTACATCGTCTGGGAGGCTGCTTATATCAGATATCATTGTTCTTTGA
- a CDS encoding HET domain-containing protein, whose translation MLPKLPSKARPRWDHLGFREQGSDVADERIKALQAEIKVLEEEEEILKRKQDEISNIAGKERDDAISRNRAIQQQLKKANDPDIGSLQRNLADRFKETESALKLILDRLEVGEIHQKMKEIWQEPGKQSPLVVQKKLSQRKRNKEELTQKKATITQSVKQLEAELKALNAPNQPEEESSESDSWASSRSRPMSPDRNLDIGDEKSAKRGDEGREKGSQANEGADTEDVAHDSGEKMAEDEVLVEHEEPERDATKGDVRDEAIQELKYQQEQQKEAEKLEQVKKDSRKQRQRLEKKEAELHKVERLKKINEVSTKLDTERFKEERCQLEISTQYREIKRLQKELDELKREQDKKKDDKDEESQVENDGEILKRKDTQEFEEMVEQDVREKELREVRDLVLSKRAPHPAFRREEREHRLGVARRVRERRPVSVLGRTDRLQGFDALPRGMREFLDPDDSDSTNDEAEDPSRQRFLELLELMIKGTEDLEAQIRMILEHREKMSRAADMKQILQSEMRLERRWLDHVKVHSTLESGGSCSDSLKHNHLSGERVTDKITYKDLEGESFRVLILLPAPEPYYPLICKLDTWPLNDRGETRQYAALSYFWGSEGHNGRIYFLGDNDDEPGVSNPDRWGSAARRATSVRIRNNLFRALLRLRSHGKGAQKVALWVDFLCINQANSVEKTQQLSRMVNIYNNASNVCIWLGESDRDKRSDEAMAFIPTLMDFAVFDRHANDRKQARKWYALGELMRDRWFSRRWIVQEIALAKDATVHCGGAIVRWSDFADAASLLVSNQDTIKSLFDFSDWREGPNTLGDIEAFGASILLEATNNLFLRKHNGEIKRPIKSIESLVTSLKTFDTSDQRDLIYSLKCIASDTSRHLWQHDKGGRDDLPADYSKSEIEVYKDFTEFCVMSSNSLDIICRPWAMPVKGGKALPSWIPLLSSSEFGLPDEIYSGRKNGEVLVGHAGQPNYAAASQEPCRVRFGREPQDTSTRDKGGNGSARREVLWARGFRLAKIEDVSARNTGGVITKESLDMGKWPGFGKDTGSVPDLIWRTLVADRNHNGQVPPSWYQRACLRCLEIADVFNNGDLNIGEILQGHSEMLRKYLTRVRNVTWNRRFFTATVQDTEWPLFGLCPPKSREGDFVCILYGCSVPVVMRESGSGPYMTLIGEAYVHGKMDGEALEDFEERKTWGQNGEVKDEEFAIV comes from the coding sequence ATGCTGCCCAAGTTGCCATCCAAGGCTAGACCCCGATGGGATCATTTGGGATTTCGAGAGCAGGGCAGCGATGTCGCCGACGAGAGGATCAAAGCCCTGCAGGCCGAGATAAAAGtcttggaggaagaggaagaaattTTGAAGAGAAAGCAAGATGAGATATCGAACATCGCCGGCAAGGAACGAGATGACGCCATTTCGAGGAATAGGGCCATACAACAACAGCTTAAAAAAGCCAATGATCCAGATATCGGCAGTCTCCAACGCAATCTCGCTGACAGATTCAAGGAGACAGAGTCAGCATTGAAGCTCATTCTTGACAGACTTGAAGTTGGCGAGATTCATCaaaagatgaaggagatatGGCAAGAACCAGGGAAACAGAGTCCTCTTGTGGTCCAGAAGAAATTGTCACAAAGGAAAAGGAACAAAGAGGAGTTGACGCAAAAGAAAGCGACTATCACACAAAGCGTGAAGCAGCTGGAGGCGGAGCTGAAGGCCCTTAACGCTCCCAATCAGCCCGAGGAAGAATCGAGTGAATCGGATTCGTGGgccagcagccgcagccgacCCATGAGTCCAGATAGGAATTTGGACATTGGTGATGAGAAGAGTGCGAAGAGAGGGGATGAAGGACGTGAAAAGGGCTCCCAAGCCAACGAGGGGGCTGATACGGAAGATGTAGCTCATGATTCTGGTGAAAAGATGGCAGAAGATGAAGTACTGGTTGAGCACGAAGAACCTGAAAGAGATGCGACGAAAGGGGATGTGAGGGATGAGGCAATTCAAGAGCTCAAGTATCAACAAGAGCAACAAAAAGAGGCAGAAAAACTGGAACAGGTCAAAAAGGACAGTCGCAAGCAACGACAGAGGCTCGAGAAGAAAGAGGCAGAACTACACAAAGTTGAGAGGCTCAAGAAGATAAACGAGGTCTCAACGAAGCTAGATACTGAGAGGTTCAAGGAGGAGAGATGCCAGCTCGAAATATCGACGCAGTATCGTGAGATAAAACGTCTGCAGAAGGAGCTGGATGAGCTGAAAAGGGaacaggacaagaagaaagacGACAAAGATGAAGAAAGTCAAGTCGAGAACGATGGTGAAATCTTGAAGCGGAAGGACACGCAAGAGTTTGAGGAGATGGTCGAGCAGGATGTGAGAGAAAAGGAACTCCGAGAGGTGAGGGACTTGGTTCTTTCAAAGAGAGCTCCCCACCCTGCGTTCCGCCGCGAGGAACGAGAACATCGACTGGGGGTAGCACGGCGGGTACGAGAACGGAGACCTGTTTCAGTCCTTGGTCGTACGGACCGCCTGCAAGGCTTTGATGCCTTGCCGAGAGGCATGCGCGAGTTTCTTGATCCCGATGACTCGGACTCTACGAATGATGAGGCCGAGGATCCTTCTCGCCAGAGATTCTTGGAGTTGTTGGAATTAATGATCAAAGGAACTGAAGATCTCGAAGCCCAGATCAGGATGATCTTGGAGCATCGGGAAAAGATGAGCCGAGCGGCAGACATGAAGCAGATACTCCAGTCAGAGATGAGGTTGGAGAGGAGGTGGCTCGACCATGTCAAGGTTCACAGCACTTTGGAATCTGGTGGCAGCTGCTCAGACTCACTCAAGCACAATCACCTCTCAGGCGAACGGGTCACAGACAAGATCACCTACAAGGATCTCGAGGGTGAAAGCTTCCGAGTGTTGATCTTGCTACCAGCGCCTGAGCCTTACTACCCCCTGATCTGCAAACTGGATACCTGGCCCTTGAACGACCGCGGAGAGACGCGCCAATACGCGGCCCTTTCGTACTTCTGGGGCTCGGAGGGTCACAATGGGCGCATTTATTTCCTTGGAGACAACGACGATGAACCAGGCGTGTCCAATCCTGATCGATGGGGTTCAGCAGCAAGGAGAGCGACCTCTGTGCGCATCCGCAACAACCTGTTCCGAGCTTTGTTACGTCTCCGAAGTCATGGAAAAGGAGCTCAAAAGGTGGCCCTTTGGGTTGATTTCTTATGTATCAACCAAGCAAACTCGGTCGAGAAAACCCAACAGCTGTCTCGGATGGTCAACATTTACAACAACGCAAGCAACGTCTGCATATGGTTGGGCGAGAGTGACCGTGACAAGAGAAGCGATGAGGCCATGGCCTTTATACCTACTCTGATGGACTTTGCAGTGTTTGACAGGCATGCCAACGACCGGAAGCAGGCGAGAAAGTGGTATGCCTTGGGAGAGCTGATGAGAGACCGCTGGTTCTCGAGGCGCTGGATTGTCCAGGAGATTGCTCTGGCCAAGGACGCAACAGTACACTGTGGGGGAGCTATAGTGCGTTGGTCTGATTTTGCTGATGCTGCTTCCCTCTTGGTCTCGAACCAGGACACTATTAAGTCTCTATTCGACTTCTCTGACTGGAGAGAGGGCCCCAACACTCTGGGAGACATTGAAGCATTTGGAGCTTCCATTCTTCTCGAAGCAACAAACAATTTGTTTCTAAGAAAGCACAACGGGGAGATCAAGAGGCCCATCAAGTCTATTGAGTCGCTGGTGACTTCTCTCAAGACGTTCGACACGAGCGATCAAAGAGACCTCATCTACAGCCTCAAATGCATTGCTAGCGACACATCCAGACATTTGTGGCAACATGACAAGGGCGGCCGCGACGATCTTCCCGCCGACTACTCCAAGAGCGAGATTGAAGTCTACAAGGACTTTACCGAGTTTTGTGTCATGTCTTCCAACTCGCTAGACATTATCTGTCGTCCTTGGGCAATGCCGGTGAAGGGAGGAAAGGCGCTGCCCTCTTGGATACCTCTATTATCGAGCTCTGAGTTTGGCCTTCCTGACGAGATTTACAGTGGACGCAAGAACGGAGAGGTTTTGGTTGGTCACGCTGGACAGCCAAATTACGCGGCCGCATCTCAAGAGCCATGCAGGGTCCGATTTGGCCGTGAGCCCCAAGATACAAGCACAAGAGACAAAGGAGGTAATGGCTCTGCACGAAGAGAGGTGCTATGGGCACGAGGGTTCAGACTGGCCAAGATTGAGGATGTCTCGGCACGAAACACTGGGGGCGTTATTACAAAAGAGTCTCTGGATATGGGAAAGTGGCCTGGATTCGGAAAAGACACGGGCAGTGTCCCAGACCTTATCTGGAGGACTCTGGTTGCTGACAGAAACCACAACGGCCAAGTGCCCCCGTCGTGGTATCAGAGAGCCTGCCTGAGGTGTTTAGAGATTGCTGATGTTTTCAACAACGGAGACCTCAACATTGGAGAGATCCTGCAAGGGCACTCTGAGATGCTCCGCAAGTATCTCACGCGTGTCCGCAACGTGACGTGGAACAGGAGGTTCTTCACAGCGACTGTTCAGGACACCGAGTGGCCTCTTTTTGGTCTTTGCCCGCCAAAATCCAGGGAGGGTGACTTTGTTTGTATCCTGTACGGCTGCTCTGTGCCCGTGGTGATGAGAGAGTCTGGTTCTGGACCCTATATGACATTGATTGGCGAAGCGTATGTGCATGGaaagatggatggagaaGCATTGGAGGATTTCGAGGAGAGGAAAACATGGGGGCAAAACGGAGAAGTCAAGGATGAAGAGTTTGCAATAGTTTGA